The Muricauda sp. SCSIO 65647 genome includes a region encoding these proteins:
- a CDS encoding SDR family NAD(P)-dependent oxidoreductase, whose product MKKTVLITGATSGIGKATAELLAEKGFTLILCGRRQERLNALRSKLAKMAKATTLNFDVRDREAVFKAIGSLPKEFSTIDVLINNAGNAHGLDVIDEGNLDDWDAMLDINVKGLLYVSKAILPQMVERKTGHIINIGSTAGKEVYPKGNVYCASKHAVDAINQGMRIDLNEHGIRVGAINPGLVETEFSEVRFKGDIEKAGKVYQGYQPLKPEDVAEIILFAITRPPHVNIADLVVMPTDQASSTIINKKA is encoded by the coding sequence ATGAAGAAGACAGTATTGATAACCGGAGCGACCAGCGGTATTGGCAAAGCCACGGCAGAACTATTGGCCGAAAAGGGATTCACATTAATCTTATGTGGAAGACGGCAAGAACGATTGAATGCACTTCGATCAAAACTTGCAAAAATGGCCAAAGCGACCACTTTGAATTTTGACGTTCGAGATAGGGAAGCGGTGTTCAAAGCCATTGGCTCTTTGCCAAAAGAATTTTCAACCATTGATGTACTCATCAACAATGCGGGCAATGCACATGGACTTGATGTGATCGACGAGGGAAATCTAGATGATTGGGACGCCATGCTCGATATCAATGTGAAGGGATTGCTCTATGTATCGAAAGCCATTTTGCCCCAGATGGTCGAACGAAAAACAGGCCATATCATCAATATTGGGTCTACGGCCGGGAAGGAAGTATATCCCAAAGGCAATGTGTATTGTGCCAGCAAGCATGCCGTAGATGCGATCAATCAGGGTATGCGCATCGATTTGAACGAACATGGCATCAGGGTCGGTGCCATCAATCCCGGTCTGGTTGAAACAGAGTTCAGTGAAGTGCGCTTCAAGGGCGATATCGAAAAAGCTGGAAAAGTATACCAGGGCTATCAACCTTTAAAACCAGAAGATGTTGCAGAGATTATCCTATTCGCGATTACCCGCCCGCCTCATGTGAACATTGCCGATTTGGTTGTGATGCCAACCGATCAGGCGAGTTCTACCATAATCAACAAAAAGGCATGA